In the genome of Mucilaginibacter sp. 14171R-50, the window TGTCGGAAAAAAGGTATTTACACTAACAGGCAGTTTGCCCGCGGGCTTGATTAGTCCGGTTATTACCTTTACTGCCGAACGCTGCAAGGCATCATCTTTTTGATACGCTTCGATAATACCGGCGCTTTTTTCTATGCCTGGCAACCCTGCTATGGTATACGGGTTTGCAAACACAGCGGTTACCGCGTTTGGTTTTGCGGCCAGCGCAGCTATCAGGTATTTAACATCGCTGCTGTAATCAAGCTTACTGGCGGGGCGTGTACGGGTATCATGTATACTTACAAAAACCTGGTCAAACCCTTTTAACGTTTGCAGCATACGGTTCATATCCGTAAGCGAGGTGCTTTTACCTACTAAAAATATCATGCTGTTTACATACCACTTAGATAGTTCGAGCTGAAAAACCGTTGGCCTGTCGACCCCGATGCTGATGATAGCGGTTTTTTTAAACGGGTCCTGTCGAAGAGTACGGCTATCGCCCTTTAACACGGTTACAGCAGCATCACTTAGTTGCTGAAATAATTCAGCGGCGGCCGGTCGGTTAATGTCGCTTAACAGATTAGCGGTACTTGTCGGCCGATAATTATTTAACCCGGCCCAGTATTTAGCGGCAAGCAGCTTTTTAACTTTGGCCTCAAACTCCTCTTTGGTTATCTTTTTTTTCCTGATAGCTTTCCGTATCAATTTGGCGCCGTTTGCAGAGTTAACCGATAATTCGATCAGATCGTTACCTGCGAGAAAAGCCCTTACATCAGCTTCGCCATTAGGGAAATCTTTTACAACACCCTGCATTTCCATAGCGTCGGAGGCAACTATCCCTTTAAATCCAAGCGAATCTTTTAACACGCCGGTTACAATTGGCCGCGACAGCGTTGACGGCAGATTTTTGGTGGTATCGAGTGCCGGAATGTTCATGTGGGCTATCATAATGCCACTTATGCCCGCATTTATCGCTTCGCGAAAAGGGTATTCTTCCAACGAATCTAAACGGGCGCGGGTAAAGGGTAGTTGTGGCAAGGCCAGGTGCGAATCTACGTTGGTATCGCCGTGGCCCGGGAAGTGCTTGGCAAAAACAATAAGGCCGGCATCCTGCATGCCTGTGAAATACGCAATGCCTTTGCGTGCCACATTGTACTTATTATCCCCAAACGATCTGTAATTGATAACCGGGTTGTTAGGATTATTATTTACATCCATATCGGGCGCAAAATTGATGTGCATGCCAAGCCTCCTGAAATCACTACCTATCATTTGCCCCATTTTATAAATAAGCGTATTATCCTGTATAGCGCCTAATGTCATTTGATAGGGGTACGATGTTGACGAATCCAGCCGCATGCCCAAGCCCCATTCGCCATCCATGGCAATAAGCAGCGGCACTTTAGACAGCTTTTGATAAACGTTTATCAGGTTGGCATGCCTTACCGGGCCGCCCTGGAAAAACACTACACCACCTATATGCTCGTCCTGTATCACCTTGCCCACTGAATCCTCGTATGCCTTGCCTTTGTTGGTATGTGCCCTTACATAAAACAACTGGCCAATGCGCTCTTTCCTGCTCATTTTTTTATAAACAGAATCAACCCAATGATTTTGCTGGCTTAACGAGTTTATAAAGCTTGTTTTTTGCGCCAATACGCTTTGGGTAAAAAATACAGTTATAAAAAGCAGGTAATAGCGGCAGTGGGTCTTTTGTTTCATTGTTTCCAAATGTAGCTTAAATCTAAATTGCGGCTAATTGTTTTACCTATAAAATAGATTATAAAAAATAGTGAATAAACCTTGCCGCAAATTTTCACTCTATAAGAGTATAAAAATTAACCGGCATCAATTTATCAGGCATGCCTGTAATATGATGCCATAAAATAATTACCAATGAAAAAAATTTTATTTATGGCGATATGCCTGCTTACGGTTGCAGGCTCGGTAAGTGCACAACGTTATGACCGCCGCTATCCGCGCAGGGTTATCAGGCGCCCGGTTCCGGTACAGGAAAGATACCAAAGACGGGGAGATAACTTTTACCAGCCCAGAGTTGGAATTGCAGGCGGCGTAAACTTCTCTAACACGGTTGATGCCTATAACTCAGATTTTAGTACAAGTACAATTGCGGGTTTGCATCTGGGGCTTACGTTCGATATCCCCGTGGCGTATCCTTTATCATTCGCGCCCGAAATTTTGTTTTCGCAGAAAGGGTTCCGTGCCGAAACCACCTACGGGGAGTTTAAGCAGCGTACCAATTACATCGATATACCGTTGTTGGCAAAATTTAGGCTTGTTCCCGGATTTAACTTTGTTGTGGGGCCGCAATTAAGCTTTCTTACATCAACCAAAAACATTTACGATGACGGGTTCAACACCATCTACGAAAACGATTATGATAATCGGGGCGACAAAAGCTACATCTCGGGTGTTATTGGTGTGGGGATAGACCTTAACCGTAATGTTGAACTACGCGGCAGATATGCCATAGACCTTGACAAAAACCGCTCAAACAGCGGCGCAATACCCGATTACCGCAACCAG includes:
- a CDS encoding glycoside hydrolase family 3 N-terminal domain-containing protein codes for the protein MKQKTHCRYYLLFITVFFTQSVLAQKTSFINSLSQQNHWVDSVYKKMSRKERIGQLFYVRAHTNKGKAYEDSVGKVIQDEHIGGVVFFQGGPVRHANLINVYQKLSKVPLLIAMDGEWGLGMRLDSSTSYPYQMTLGAIQDNTLIYKMGQMIGSDFRRLGMHINFAPDMDVNNNPNNPVINYRSFGDNKYNVARKGIAYFTGMQDAGLIVFAKHFPGHGDTNVDSHLALPQLPFTRARLDSLEEYPFREAINAGISGIMIAHMNIPALDTTKNLPSTLSRPIVTGVLKDSLGFKGIVASDAMEMQGVVKDFPNGEADVRAFLAGNDLIELSVNSANGAKLIRKAIRKKKITKEEFEAKVKKLLAAKYWAGLNNYRPTSTANLLSDINRPAAAELFQQLSDAAVTVLKGDSRTLRQDPFKKTAIISIGVDRPTVFQLELSKWYVNSMIFLVGKSTSLTDMNRMLQTLKGFDQVFVSIHDTRTRPASKLDYSSDVKYLIAALAAKPNAVTAVFANPYTIAGLPGIEKSAGIIEAYQKDDALQRSAVKVITGLIKPAGKLPVSVNTFFPTGTGISF
- a CDS encoding porin family protein; the protein is MKKILFMAICLLTVAGSVSAQRYDRRYPRRVIRRPVPVQERYQRRGDNFYQPRVGIAGGVNFSNTVDAYNSDFSTSTIAGLHLGLTFDIPVAYPLSFAPEILFSQKGFRAETTYGEFKQRTNYIDIPLLAKFRLVPGFNFVVGPQLSFLTSTKNIYDDGFNTIYENDYDNRGDKSYISGVIGVGIDLNRNVELRGRYAIDLDKNRSNSGAIPDYRNQVFQLGLGFKFQ